A region of the Oncorhynchus nerka isolate Pitt River linkage group LG9a, Oner_Uvic_2.0, whole genome shotgun sequence genome:
AACTTCCATTCTGATTTCCTTCAGTGTATCAGACAGTGAGCAGAACACATGAAATAATAGCAAAGTAAGAAGAATAAGAATAGAAAACTCCCCTATTCCTACCCAGTCAACAACTCTCACACAATGAAGACATATACCAGTTAGGATTAGAGCTTATTGAGGAGCTGTATGATGGCGATGGTGGTGCTCTGTCCAAAGATGAAGGCCCCACAGATCAGAGTGATCATCCCCCATGTTGTTAGGACCACTCTGAGAGGGAatgggggagggggagtgagAAAATAAAGGAGAACATGGTGTCAATGAAAAGAAGGATTTGAATGGATGAATGGTTTGAATAAGTGACCATGATTGGTTTAAACTCACCGTGTTTTGAAAGATACTTGCTCTGACTGCATGGCAAATACTAGACATAGCCCTGCACACAAGCAGATAAAGCAAACATACATTATCTCTGCTGGTTCGATTCACAAACAACTGTgtgggagagagtgaaggagtgaAAGGGGGATAATTTTCCCACCTGGGAAGATGAAAATGAAAAATGCGCTGATTCCCCCAATGATACTGATAACCTTGCTGATGTCTGGGATGAACATGGCAATGAGCAGGGTGACGGTGATCCAGGCTATAGTCAGCCCCACGCGGCTACAGTTCTCATACGACTCGGTCACAACGTGGAAGCGCCGACGGAAACTCAGCAGTGGGTCCTGAATCACGGACCTGATTGCAGAACGTTAGAGACACTGCAATGAGACTCACTGGGTCAAACAGACAAATTTACTAACAAGTTCTTTATTTCGACTTAAAATGTTCTGATTTAAATGGCCAATGAATGATATTTCTATGTAATGCCCATTATTAAATGCTCTCCAGCCATCATGTTACCTTCCTAGCAggaggataatggggaagatggtgATGATAGAGATCCCAAAGAGCAgtcttgcaatgatcatgaggacATCGTCCCCTGTGTATGACATCAGAATATCTGCTGCAACATCCTTGCCAAATGTCAGGTATCCGTAAACACCTGAACCAGAAAGGGAGGGGAAACATTCAAACACCAACTGTCCCTTAAAGGTTCTTCAGCTGTCTCCATAggggaaccctttgaagaacccttttaggtttcaGGTATAACCCTttatggttccatgtagaaccctttccacagaggaaaccttaaagggttctacctgaaacctaaaagggttctcctgtggggacagccaaagaaccactttggaacctttttttctaagagtctaCAATTGTATAGTCACTGTGTTCACTACAATCACTTGGTGCTATGAGCCGGAGTATTGAAGGGATGAGTCTCACCAGTTAGAGAGTAAATGACCAGGCAGAAGAACATGGACACCACAGAGATGAACACCCAATGGGACAGGCTTTTGTTCTCCATGCTGCTGTAGATGGCTATGCAGGCCTCGTGACACTGGAGCACAGAAtgatacagaacagaacatggcagGCTCAGAACGCAAAGCTCAGAGAAACATAACTACATAGACCTGTGACGGGCTTGAGTCCTCTGAATCATTCTGGTGGCCAGTTAGTCTCAATGTAAGGGCCAGAGCTATGTATAGCATGGGGCTCCACAGCTCTTAATGCTCCCAATCATAGAACGTCAGATCCTTTGTCACAAGCTGACAATTCAACTATATACATTAACCTGGAAGAACCTTGCTAGTGTTTCTCGATCAAATTTTACTCAACATTCCTCCATCCACATTCCTTCAGGATTCCCATCCTTCCTCTTTTTTTCACCAGCTCAGTAATCAATCAGCCCGGGGGTGCAGGGGCTCAGGGAGCTGGGATTTGTCTGCCGCCCTCCCCACTTCCCTTTTATTACATTTCTGACAATCCCCCTGTGTTTCCTTGGTTACTCAGAAGATTAAACAATACCTCTGAAAATGAGTAATATTTTCCTCCAATCTTACCCAAGTTAAAATATTGAACAGAGAAACAGCTCTCCTCTGCCGGATAGCCTGAGGCTCTGTTGGACTGTGATGACTGACCACTCCTCAATAGACAGCTCCTCAATTGACCAGAATTTGGGGTAAATGCCAGACTTTTAACCATTGGCTTCATAAAGAAAACAAATATATCCTCACAAGTGACCACTTTGAAAACCAAACATGTTTGAAGCCGTACTCACCTGAAAGCCAAAGCAGATGGTTGGGATAACGCTGAACATCGAAGCCCAAGAGCTTATTCTACAGAGAGACGACAAGAAAACTTCAGAGTGGCTCTTAAAAGGGCCTTTTCAACAAGACCTAATCTGACCTGAGGCAATTTCAGTCTTTTACAGTTTCTGTCAATCACACCGA
Encoded here:
- the LOC115134276 gene encoding putative sodium-coupled neutral amino acid transporter 8, whose protein sequence is MEELARESISLLAKPTLDTDGPRLGSLGAIFIMLKSALGAGLLNFPWAFEKAGGIRSAVAVEMVSLVFLISGLVILGYSSSISGQNTYQAVVKDVCGPAIGQLCEVVFVFNLFMISVAFLVIVSDQLEKLCISLYELITGLPETDMPYHWYTHPHFALILLCVFLILPLSIPKEISIQKYISVLGTLAATYLTVAIIVKYHTRESSDVHISPLYTSGISSWASMFSVIPTICFGFQCHEACIAIYSSMENKSLSHWVFISVVSMFFCLVIYSLTGVYGYLTFGKDVAADILMSYTGDDVLMIIARLLFGISIITIFPIILLLGRSVIQDPLLSFRRRFHVVTESYENCSRVGLTIAWITVTLLIAMFIPDISKVISIIGGISAFFIFIFPGLCLVFAMQSEQVSFKTRVVLTTWGMITLICGAFIFGQSTTIAIIQLLNKL